One window of Klebsiella quasivariicola genomic DNA carries:
- a CDS encoding ABC transporter substrate-binding protein, protein MRLSFSGRVAAALMLLALGGYATAQERITLRIADQKGGMRSQLEAANALQNLPYDIKWAEFPAAAPLAEALNAGAVDAGIIGDAPLLFALANGAPVKAIAVDKSNPAGTAVLVSPGSTLKSGADLKGKRIATGKGSIGHFVALKALEQAGISPKEVQWVFLGPVDAKVALLNGSVDAWATWEPYTTQMVKTNEGQILVSGKGLLPGNTFLAATDSALNDPQKRAALQDYLQRLAGAERWAYANLDSYGKTLGEIIRFPAEIARAQFANRQSQWQPLAEETVTQQQATADFYLANGLIRTRLDVKPTFDRRFSVPAAEVTP, encoded by the coding sequence ATGCGTCTATCATTTTCAGGCCGGGTGGCGGCAGCGCTGATGCTGCTGGCGCTGGGCGGCTACGCGACAGCGCAGGAGCGGATCACCCTGCGTATCGCCGATCAAAAAGGCGGCATGCGTTCGCAGCTGGAGGCGGCCAACGCCCTGCAAAATCTCCCTTACGACATTAAATGGGCCGAGTTCCCGGCCGCCGCGCCGCTGGCGGAAGCCCTCAACGCGGGCGCCGTGGACGCGGGGATCATCGGCGATGCGCCGTTGCTCTTTGCCCTCGCCAACGGTGCGCCGGTGAAAGCCATTGCCGTGGATAAAAGCAACCCGGCGGGGACCGCGGTGCTGGTTTCCCCCGGCAGCACGTTAAAAAGCGGCGCCGATTTAAAAGGCAAACGCATCGCCACCGGTAAAGGGTCGATTGGTCATTTCGTGGCGTTGAAAGCGCTGGAGCAGGCGGGGATTTCACCGAAGGAGGTGCAGTGGGTTTTCCTCGGCCCGGTGGACGCCAAAGTGGCGCTGCTTAACGGTTCGGTAGACGCCTGGGCGACCTGGGAGCCCTACACCACCCAAATGGTGAAGACCAACGAGGGGCAGATTCTGGTGAGCGGCAAAGGGCTGCTGCCGGGGAATACCTTCCTCGCGGCAACGGATTCCGCGCTGAACGATCCGCAAAAACGCGCCGCGCTGCAGGATTATCTCCAGCGCCTGGCCGGCGCTGAGCGCTGGGCCTACGCCAATCTCGACAGCTACGGCAAAACGCTGGGGGAGATCATCCGCTTCCCGGCGGAGATCGCCCGCGCGCAGTTTGCCAACCGCCAGTCGCAATGGCAGCCGCTGGCAGAGGAAACCGTGACCCAGCAGCAGGCAACGGCGGACTTTTATCTCGCCAACGGCCTGATCCGCACCCGGCTGGACGTGAAGCCGACCTTTGACCGCCGTTTTAGCGTGCCCGCCGCCGAGGTGACGCCATGA
- a CDS encoding ABC transporter permease: protein MPTYSPEQALARPTGRAPLWGEGLLAAALWLLGGLFTLAWPDAGRRWPFSEGWALAQFTFGGGLLLLALSYRYWRARGARVLHAGKWLALLPVLFAVWEGLTAKSAVLPVPFFAPPQALIEVLHDDWPRLLDSLLHSLGLLGLGVLLGTSSGFITGLAIGWSQRIGYWVHPVLRLLGPVPSTALLPLCLFIFPSSFGASVFLIALSTWFPVTVLTWSGVMGIDKAWYDVARTLGASQRFLILRVAIPAALPNVFVGLFMGLGASFSVLIVAEMVGVKSGIGFYLQWAQGWAAYPNMYAALLVMALLCSGLISGLFMLRDRLLSWQRGGMQW, encoded by the coding sequence ATGCCAACGTATTCGCCTGAGCAGGCTCTGGCGCGCCCCACCGGCCGCGCGCCGCTGTGGGGAGAGGGGCTGCTGGCCGCCGCGCTGTGGCTGCTGGGCGGTCTGTTTACCCTGGCCTGGCCCGACGCCGGACGGCGCTGGCCGTTTAGCGAAGGCTGGGCGCTGGCGCAGTTCACCTTCGGCGGCGGCTTGCTGCTGCTGGCGCTGAGCTATCGCTACTGGCGAGCGCGCGGCGCCCGCGTGCTGCATGCCGGCAAGTGGCTGGCGCTGCTGCCGGTGCTGTTTGCTGTCTGGGAAGGGCTGACCGCCAAGAGTGCCGTACTGCCGGTGCCGTTTTTCGCGCCGCCGCAGGCGCTGATCGAGGTGCTACACGACGACTGGCCGCGCCTGCTCGACAGCCTGCTGCACTCCCTGGGGCTGCTGGGGCTCGGCGTGCTGCTGGGCACCAGCAGCGGGTTCATCACCGGTCTGGCCATCGGCTGGTCACAACGGATTGGCTACTGGGTTCATCCGGTGTTACGTCTGCTGGGGCCGGTGCCGTCCACCGCGCTGCTGCCGCTGTGCCTGTTTATTTTTCCCTCGAGCTTCGGCGCCAGCGTGTTTTTGATCGCGCTGAGCACCTGGTTCCCGGTGACGGTGCTGACCTGGTCCGGAGTGATGGGCATTGATAAAGCGTGGTACGACGTGGCGCGGACCCTCGGCGCCAGCCAGCGTTTCCTGATCCTGCGGGTGGCGATCCCCGCCGCGCTGCCGAACGTCTTTGTCGGCCTGTTTATGGGGCTAGGCGCGTCGTTTTCGGTGCTGATTGTCGCCGAAATGGTTGGGGTAAAGTCGGGGATCGGCTTTTACCTCCAGTGGGCTCAGGGCTGGGCGGCCTATCCGAATATGTACGCCGCGCTGCTGGTGATGGCGTTGTTATGCTCCGGCCTGATAAGCGGATTATTTATGCTGCGTGACCGGCTGCTGAGCTGGCAGCGGGGAGGGATGCAATGGTAA
- a CDS encoding ABC transporter substrate-binding protein, whose product MTRSAFSRRRFLQLSGGLALAGVSLPLWAHDMANMASGDAHPALRLPEPYKIKLAINKSAVCLAPVAVAEQQKIFSKYNLDVEFVNFGNSTDVLLEAIATGKADAGVGMALRWLKALEQGFDVKLTAGTHGGCLNLLTAKDSPFGGLESLKGQTIGVTDMAGPDKNFFAILLKRHGIDPIGDVQWKVYPADLLSVALDKREIAAISGSEPFSYRLLETGKYQLIASNMTGDYANLSCCVLGVSGSLARDHKPAAAALTQAILEAHSYAAAHPESVAQSFLAHALNTNEAEVSGILHGQGHGHHAVGEAFVKELTQYAVDLQRVQVIKPGTDPHQFAESIYANVFA is encoded by the coding sequence ATGACCCGATCCGCTTTTTCCCGCCGCCGTTTTTTACAGCTCAGCGGCGGCCTGGCGCTGGCCGGGGTCTCTCTGCCGCTGTGGGCTCACGATATGGCGAACATGGCCAGCGGCGATGCCCATCCGGCGCTGCGCCTGCCAGAGCCCTACAAGATCAAGCTGGCGATCAATAAAAGCGCGGTATGCCTCGCGCCGGTCGCCGTCGCCGAGCAGCAGAAGATTTTCAGTAAATATAACCTCGACGTTGAGTTTGTTAACTTCGGCAACTCCACTGATGTGCTGCTGGAGGCGATCGCCACCGGTAAGGCCGACGCCGGGGTGGGGATGGCGCTGCGCTGGCTGAAGGCGCTGGAGCAGGGCTTTGACGTCAAGCTCACCGCCGGGACCCACGGCGGCTGTCTGAACCTGCTGACGGCCAAAGACTCGCCGTTCGGCGGCCTCGAGAGCCTGAAGGGACAAACCATCGGCGTCACCGACATGGCCGGGCCGGATAAAAACTTCTTCGCCATCCTGCTTAAGCGCCACGGTATCGACCCGATCGGCGACGTGCAGTGGAAAGTCTACCCGGCGGATCTGCTCAGCGTGGCGCTGGACAAACGCGAAATCGCCGCCATCAGCGGCAGCGAGCCGTTCAGCTATCGGCTGCTGGAGACCGGCAAGTATCAGCTGATCGCCAGCAATATGACCGGAGATTATGCCAACCTCAGCTGCTGCGTGCTGGGGGTGAGCGGGAGCCTGGCGCGGGACCATAAACCGGCGGCCGCGGCGCTCACTCAGGCGATCCTGGAGGCGCACAGCTATGCCGCCGCGCACCCGGAAAGCGTGGCGCAATCCTTCCTCGCCCATGCGCTCAACACCAATGAAGCGGAGGTGAGCGGCATCCTGCACGGCCAGGGCCACGGCCATCACGCGGTGGGCGAAGCGTTCGTGAAAGAGCTGACGCAGTACGCGGTCGACCTGCAGCGGGTGCAGGTGATCAAGCCGGGTACCGATCCCCATCAGTTCGCGGAGAGTATCTATGCCAACGTATTCGCCTGA
- a CDS encoding acyl-CoA dehydrogenase family protein, producing MIQPERDDWARQLTALRQQMAEQAASLDASGEFPRRNIDHLRAGGWLSLAVPSSCGGAGASLAQLQQAIAAIAWGEPATALIVCMQYLHHLRLAENDAWHAPLRQQVFHDAVEQGGLINSLRVEPELGSPARGGLPDTVATRCAEGWDISGHKIYTTGIEGLRWLAVWARSDDNPPLVGTWLVPGDSPGISVVKSWDHAGMRATGSHEVIFNHVRVAAEHAVDVWPADAPPAAQAEPFRLFANRQTALLAAIYDSIARAAHDWLVTWLAGRVPAGLGHPLSRLPRVQEKVGQIAGLLLVNRSLLEQAAALRFSAIEANLAKVTITDNAIQAVNFALELTGNHGLSRQNPLERHYRNVLCGRVHTPQSDSAWLAAGNFVFQSQG from the coding sequence GTGATCCAGCCTGAGCGCGACGACTGGGCCCGGCAGCTGACGGCGCTCCGCCAGCAGATGGCCGAGCAGGCGGCCAGCCTCGACGCCAGCGGCGAGTTTCCCCGGCGTAATATCGACCATCTGCGCGCTGGGGGCTGGTTAAGTCTCGCCGTGCCGTCATCCTGCGGCGGCGCGGGCGCCAGCCTGGCTCAGCTGCAGCAGGCCATCGCCGCCATCGCCTGGGGAGAGCCGGCGACAGCGCTGATCGTCTGCATGCAGTATCTGCACCATTTGCGGCTGGCGGAAAACGACGCCTGGCACGCGCCGCTGCGCCAGCAGGTTTTTCACGATGCTGTCGAACAGGGTGGCCTGATCAACAGCCTGCGCGTCGAGCCTGAACTGGGCTCCCCGGCGCGGGGCGGCCTGCCGGATACCGTGGCAACCCGCTGCGCGGAGGGCTGGGACATCAGCGGCCATAAAATCTATACCACCGGCATTGAAGGGCTGCGCTGGCTGGCGGTGTGGGCCAGAAGCGATGATAACCCGCCGCTGGTGGGCACCTGGCTGGTGCCTGGCGACAGCCCGGGTATCAGCGTGGTGAAAAGCTGGGATCACGCCGGGATGCGGGCCACCGGCAGCCATGAAGTTATTTTTAACCACGTGCGGGTGGCGGCAGAGCACGCGGTGGATGTCTGGCCGGCCGATGCGCCCCCCGCCGCTCAGGCCGAACCGTTTCGCCTGTTCGCCAACCGGCAGACGGCGCTGCTGGCGGCGATCTATGACAGCATCGCCCGCGCCGCTCACGACTGGCTGGTGACGTGGCTGGCGGGGCGGGTGCCGGCCGGTCTCGGGCATCCGCTTTCCCGACTGCCGCGGGTGCAGGAGAAAGTCGGGCAGATCGCCGGGCTGCTGCTGGTCAACCGCAGCCTGCTGGAGCAGGCCGCCGCGCTGCGCTTTTCCGCCATCGAGGCCAATCTGGCGAAAGTTACCATCACCGACAACGCCATTCAGGCGGTGAATTTCGCGCTCGAGCTGACCGGCAATCATGGCCTGAGCCGTCAAAACCCGCTGGAACGCCACTACCGCAACGTCCTCTGCGGACGAGTACATACCCCACAGAGCGACAGCGCCTGGCTGGCAGCCGGCAACTTCGTCTTTCAATCACAAGGATAA
- a CDS encoding cysteine dioxygenase, with amino-acid sequence MTAPRLEKLRHFIHEVDRLHREHHQTAPLLDAVAQRLAALVRYDDWLPEEYTLPHPHHYQQYLLHADSGERFSIVSFVWGPGQATPIHDHRVWGAIGMLRGAEENQRYQLDADGIPRALGAATLLEAGQVEKVSADDGDIHRVSNALADRASISIHIYGGNIGAVKRAVYTPEGQQKPFISGYSNRHLPNIWDSSREHQG; translated from the coding sequence ATGACTGCACCACGACTGGAAAAATTACGCCATTTCATACATGAGGTTGACCGCCTGCACCGCGAACACCACCAGACCGCCCCGCTGCTTGACGCCGTGGCGCAGCGGCTGGCGGCGCTGGTGCGTTACGACGACTGGCTGCCGGAAGAGTACACCCTGCCGCATCCGCACCATTACCAGCAGTATCTGCTGCATGCTGACTCCGGGGAGCGCTTCTCGATTGTCAGCTTCGTCTGGGGACCGGGGCAAGCGACGCCGATCCATGACCACCGGGTGTGGGGAGCCATTGGGATGCTGCGCGGCGCGGAGGAAAACCAGCGCTACCAGCTGGATGCCGATGGCATCCCGCGCGCACTGGGCGCCGCCACGCTTCTGGAAGCAGGCCAGGTGGAGAAAGTCTCCGCTGACGATGGCGATATTCATCGCGTCAGCAATGCGCTGGCGGATCGCGCCTCCATCAGCATTCACATCTACGGCGGCAATATCGGCGCGGTGAAGCGCGCCGTGTATACCCCGGAAGGCCAGCAGAAACCGTTTATCTCCGGCTACTCCAACCGCCATTTACCCAATATCTGGGATTCCTCCCGCGAACATCAAGGATAA
- a CDS encoding ABC transporter ATP-binding protein, which produces MVTETIARGAAVSISHLHHAFTLGKQTVPVLENISLQLRPGESVALLGPSGCGKSTLLRLLAGLEAPQSGQMQIDGAPLGAPGPERILVFQDPTLYPWLTVRQNVLLGPQAQGKKGLEAKADALIDRIGLQAFSEAWPRQLSGGMAQRAALARALLNEPRLLLLDEPLGKLDSLTRISMQRELIALWQQQGYTSLLVTHDIEEALLLCERVLVMSPRPGRIIAEFALPLDFPRHRDNPQLLQHRQDILRILGQEEDW; this is translated from the coding sequence ATGGTAACCGAGACGATAGCGCGCGGCGCGGCGGTGTCCATCAGCCATCTTCATCATGCGTTTACGCTTGGCAAACAGACGGTACCGGTGCTGGAGAATATCAGTCTGCAGCTGCGACCGGGGGAAAGCGTGGCGCTGCTGGGCCCTTCCGGCTGCGGTAAATCAACCCTGCTGCGGCTGCTGGCCGGGCTGGAAGCGCCGCAGAGCGGACAGATGCAGATCGACGGCGCGCCGCTCGGCGCCCCGGGGCCGGAGCGAATTCTGGTATTTCAGGATCCGACGCTCTACCCATGGCTGACGGTACGGCAGAACGTGCTGCTGGGCCCGCAGGCGCAGGGCAAAAAGGGGCTGGAGGCGAAGGCAGACGCGCTGATTGACCGCATCGGGCTGCAGGCCTTCAGCGAGGCGTGGCCGCGTCAGCTGTCCGGGGGGATGGCGCAGCGTGCGGCGCTGGCGCGCGCCTTGTTGAACGAACCGCGTCTCCTGCTGCTCGACGAGCCGTTGGGTAAGCTGGATTCCCTGACCCGCATCAGCATGCAGCGGGAGCTGATCGCCCTCTGGCAGCAGCAGGGGTATACCAGCCTGCTGGTGACCCACGATATCGAGGAGGCGCTGCTGCTGTGCGAGCGAGTGCTGGTGATGTCGCCGCGTCCGGGGCGAATTATCGCCGAGTTCGCGCTGCCGCTGGATTTTCCCCGTCATCGCGATAACCCGCAGCTGCTGCAGCATCGTCAGGATATATTGCGCATCCTCGGCCAGGAGGAGGACTGGTAG
- a CDS encoding LysR family transcriptional regulator, with protein MRIDDIDALLATVQFSSLNQAAEYLGITQSAITRRLQRLEQELNVTLLERQTRPLTLTAAGHRVYEQCLSIKRETKKLYSLLDPEGEPRGALRLGVPQSISEIALPAALSALSQQFPGLSPQVTCGWSGQLQRRLENGELDGMLAMGPAQQNFAEGYSGRLLCPLEVVPIAARRLNLRASSLRECAEQGWILNPDGCGLRAGLIRELQSQGLRLTLNVESAGAQLQMALVAQGLGLGLVPRAALAASPWREELMVLELSDFQPAVSLWLIHARYLANLQSPLTFFASKMVQRLTVSD; from the coding sequence ATGCGCATCGACGACATTGACGCTCTGCTGGCCACGGTCCAGTTTTCTTCCCTCAATCAGGCCGCGGAATATCTGGGGATCACCCAGTCGGCCATCACCCGGCGCCTGCAGCGTCTGGAACAGGAGCTGAACGTGACGCTGTTGGAGCGCCAGACCCGCCCGCTGACCCTGACTGCCGCCGGACACCGGGTGTACGAGCAGTGTCTGAGCATTAAGCGTGAGACGAAAAAACTCTACAGCCTGTTGGATCCGGAAGGCGAACCGCGCGGTGCGCTGCGTCTCGGCGTACCGCAGAGCATCAGCGAGATCGCGCTACCGGCGGCGCTGTCGGCCCTGAGCCAGCAGTTTCCCGGACTGTCGCCCCAGGTGACCTGCGGCTGGAGCGGCCAGCTGCAGCGTCGGCTGGAAAACGGCGAGCTGGACGGCATGCTGGCGATGGGGCCGGCCCAGCAAAACTTCGCCGAGGGCTACAGCGGGCGCCTGCTGTGTCCGCTGGAGGTGGTGCCGATCGCCGCCCGGCGTTTGAATTTGCGCGCGTCATCGCTGCGGGAGTGCGCCGAACAGGGCTGGATCCTTAACCCCGACGGCTGTGGCCTGCGCGCCGGGCTGATTCGCGAGCTGCAGAGCCAGGGATTGCGGCTGACGCTCAACGTTGAGAGCGCAGGTGCGCAGCTGCAGATGGCGCTGGTGGCGCAGGGTCTGGGGCTGGGTCTGGTGCCGCGGGCGGCGCTGGCGGCCAGCCCGTGGCGGGAAGAGCTTATGGTGCTGGAGCTCAGCGATTTTCAGCCTGCGGTTTCGCTGTGGCTTATCCACGCCCGGTATCTGGCCAACCTGCAGTCGCCGCTGACCTTTTTTGCCAGCAAAATGGTGCAACGGCTGACCGTATCCGACTGA